Genomic DNA from Puniceicoccales bacterium:
TTACGCCCTAGCCAAAAAAGCCCCTGATCGGTCAAAACAGTGGACATGAAAGCCACTAAAAAAACTCTGGGCAAAGACATAAATCCATAGGCAGCAAAAGCTCCAGCAGTTAATATTATCACTTCTCCTTCAACCATGGCTCCAAGGAAAACAGCCAAATAACCCCAATCTCTTATTATATCTGCAAAATTGGACACCGCTCAAAACTCCACTTTAATAATTGCACACGCACATATCTAAATCACTCTACATTCCTACCTTTCCCTTTAAATTTCTTTTAATATTCAGAAAAAAGATGGAACCATTGTCAATATTTGAATAAATTTTTTAGAAAACTCAACATAATATGCAATGCAAAACATTGAGGCTATTACACTTAGTATCAAATAAATTTTCACATTGATTTGATTTAAATCAACCCTAGGATCTATACCATGGCCTTGCATATTGTAACTAACCCGATAATACAGAACGCCTTAACCATATTAAGGCAGGAAAATAGTCCATTGCTTCAATTTCGTCAAGCTTGCCACCAAATCACTTTTGGACTAATCCTAGAAGCCTCCAACCGGTTTTCTACCAAAGAGATAAACATCAAAACACCATTGGCAATCTGCCAGGCACAGCAAATAGAAAATCCCATAGCCTTCATTCCCATTCTCCGGGCAGGATTAGCCATGCTAAATTGCGCCATAACCCTCTCTCCGACAGCAAAAATCGGCTATCTCGGTCTTCAACGCAACGAAAAAAGTGGACAAATATCATCCTACTATGAAAACTTACCTAACATCAATGGCACCAACGTATTAATACTCGATCCTATGGTGGCCACCGGCCGTTCGGCCTGCAAAGCCATGGAAATCATTCTGCAAAATTCTCCAAAAACCATCTCGCTGTGTTCTATCATTGTCTCCCAAATGGGCTTAAAATTCATCTCAGAAAAATTCGACAATGTGCATATTTATAGCGCAGCTATCGACGATAACATCAACGCCCAGAAGTACATAATTCCCGGCCTCGGAGATTTCGGCGACAGATTTAATGCAACAACCATTTAACACATAAATCCCAGCGCAGTGGACGAACTAGAACACAGACTTGGCCTAAAAAAAAATCGATTAATCCTTCTATATACAATACTGTTCAGCCTAGGAATTTTTCTGGCCACCGGCCTCTTCTGGCGCCAAATAATTTGCCATGAGCATTTTTTGCAAAAAGAACGGCATCAAAATCTTAGAAGAATTCTGATTCCCGCCCCTAGAGGCAATATATATGACCGAAATGGCAAACTTCTAGCCTACAATTCCCCAAAACATGAACTGCAGCTATACCTACCACTGCTTCGCCAAGAATTTAACCGAGAATATGGCCGACTACTGAAAACCACAAAGGCTTCCGGTTTAATCATTAACAAAAAAAATTTGCAGTTTGAATCTCGAAAAAATGTCACCCAAAAATACATCGACCAAGCCAATGCACTAACCGGCAGAAATCTAGTCCTGTCCCAATCAAAAATAGAGCGCCATTACAACCAAGAACTGCTAATTCCTTTGGTCATCATGGATAATTTAACCGATGCCGAATATGTGGCTCTGGCAGAAAACATCGACATGGACTCTCCTCTAAGGCTTGCCACAGAATACATTAGGAATTATCCACTGGGAAAATCAGCCTGTCACGTAATCGGCTATGTCACCTCCACCAAAGATCTGCCAAAAAACTACTCCAACAGCAGTAATATAACCACCTTTCGGCAATATAATAAGTTTGGCAAAGCTGGTATTGAATTGATAATGAATGATTTACTGAGCGGAACTCCCGGCGAAGAAATTCTATCGGTGGACCCAGCAGGCTTCAAAGCAAAAACCACCGAATTTAAAAAACCAGAAAAAGGCCAGGACTGCTACATAAGCCTAGACATCGACCTGCAGCAGGTGGCCGAAGCATCCATCGGCGATAAAACAGGCAGCGTTGTTGTCTTAGATGTGCATAGCGGAGAAGTACTTGCAATGGTCAGTAAGCCCAATTACGATCTGGCTAAACTTAGTCCACGCATATCCAATAAAGTTTTTGACAAAATATCTGCGAAAACCGGCTGGCTAAATCGAGCCACCCAGGGCCTCTATCCTCCGGGCTCCATCTTCAAACTACTATCCAGCATAGCATTCCTTAAATCAGGCGTATCTAGTTGGGCCAAAACAGATACCGAAACTTGCTCCGGCAGTACCATGATCGGCACAAGGAAATTTCGCTGTGACAACAATCGCGCCCATGGCAAAATCGGATTGCACGAAGCCATAAAAAAAAGTTGCAACGTATACTTTTATAATAGAAGCCAAAAATGTGGCATAAATGCTATCAGTAACGAAGCCCAACGCTTCGGCCTTGATACCAAAACCGGCCTGGAACTGCCCTACGAAACTTCAAAGATGATCGTGCCAACCAAAGACTGGAAAGTGGCCAGAAACCTAGGTCCATGGCTAGGTGGCGACAGCGCCAACACCGCCATCGGCCAAGGCTACCTGCGAGTAACCCCACTGCAAATGGCCTGCTTCATAGCCTCGGTGGCCAGAAACGAAACCCGAACCATCCCTTATATCATACATAAAAAATCAAGGCCATCCCAATCCGGCCAATGGGAAAAAATAGGACTAAGCGACCGCGATTATACAAATCTCTTGCTGGCCTTCGAGGAGGCAGTCAAGGGCGGAACATGTTGGCGCGCAGGAATAAAAGGATTACGCATAGCCGGCAAAACCGGCACGGCCCAGGTCTGGGAAAAAGGTAAAAAAAGAAACGTGGCCTGGTTCATCGGCTTCGCACCAGTGGAAAGCCCAAAAATCGCCATCACCATCGCACTACAGGAAAAATCTGAATCAGACAGCTATTATGGCTCAACCCACGCTGCTCCAGTGGCTAAGGATACCTTAAGTCACTACTTTTCGCAACAAAATCTCACAGCCATCGACTAAAGATTCTTGATGTTTGCACCATAACCATTAACCTATTACGCATGTCCGAAACCATTCTTAATCAAATACGTGAGGAAATCAATTCCATTACTCTTTCCTGCCAAAAGAAAAACGTCGGAAAAATCATAGAACTTGCCGATGGCGTGGCCCTGGTGGAAGGCCTCTCCGAAGCTAAGTCAAATGAGATGATATCGTTCGGTAACGACATGTATGGCATAGCTTTAAATCTCGAAGATGATCAGGTTGGAGTGGTCCTACTCGGGGACACAATCGACCTAAAGGAAGGAGATTCAGCAGAAACCACCGGCCAGCTTCTCTCGGTACCGGTGGGTATGTCACTGCTAGGCAGAGTCATCGATCCGTTAGGCAATCCACTGGATGGCAAAAACCCCATAGATCATGGAATCATGTATCCGGTGGAAAAACATGCTCCGGGCATCATGGCTCGAAAATCCGTCTCTCAGCCCATTCAAACCGGCCTGCTTGCCATCGATGCGATGATTCCCATCGGCCGCGGCCAAAGGGAATTGATAATCGGCGACCGCTCCACAGGTAAAAGTACCATCGCCCTAGACACAATCATCAATCAAGCCAAAATAAACCGCAACGGAATTGCCAGCAAAGCCAAAGACTTTCGGCCAATATATTCAATTTACGTGGCCATCGGACAGAAAAATTCCACCGTGGCCAGAACCATCCAGCTCCTAACCGAAGCCGATGCCATGGAATACACCATAATAATCAACTCTCCGGCCGCCGACAACCCGGCCAATCAATACATAGCCCCCTACGCCGGGTGTGCTATCGGAGAATGGTTTATGGAACATGGTATGGATGCGTTAATAGTCTATGATGACCTTTCCAAGCACGCCACCGCCTATCGACAAATTTCCCTGATATTGAAGCGACCTTCGGGCCGCGAAGCCTATCCAGGCGATGTGTTTTACCTACATTCCAGGCTATTGGAAAGGGCAGCCAGGTTAAATGAAACCCACGGCAATGGCTCTTTAACCGCTTTACCCATAATAGAAACCCAAGCTGGCGACGTCTCAGCCTACATACCAACCAACGTCATATCCATAACCGACGGCCAAATCTTCCTAGACACAGATCTTTTCAACCGAGGCATTCGACCAGCCATTTCGGTGGGAATTTCTGTGTCCAGGGTCGGCTCCGCCGCCCAACTGAAAGCATTCAAACAGGTGGCAGGTAAATTAAAGCTCCAACTCGGCCAATACTATGAACTGGCAGCCTTTGCTCAATTCGGCTCAGACTTGGACCAAGCAACTCAACAACAATTAGATCGAGGCTCAAGGATAGTGGAATTATTCAAACAACCAGCATCAAAACCGAAGGATATCAGCGAACAAATATTGATTCTCTGGGCCATAAATCATGGCATTTTTGATGACATTCCGCTGCAAAATGTGCTCGAAGCTTCCATGCAAATGGTAAGTTACTGCCAAACCACCTCGGCCAATGTGCTAAATTCTATTATTTCCAAAGAAGAAGTAACCGACGAACTAAACCATCAGCTGGACATAGCAGTTTCTGGCTGGAAACAAACTTTTCTCTCAAATACATCGCCCTAACCTTAGCATTGCAAAGATTTTTATATTATCATACATTGCTAACTTATATCACTTAAAATTAGATTAATTTTAGCACAAATAGGGCAGGGGACAAAGAAAATGATTGCTATGACCATGACGATTTTGGCCAATGCATAGTTAAGCAATTGCTTTATTAAACTGTTTTTT
This window encodes:
- the upp gene encoding uracil phosphoribosyltransferase, encoding MALHIVTNPIIQNALTILRQENSPLLQFRQACHQITFGLILEASNRFSTKEINIKTPLAICQAQQIENPIAFIPILRAGLAMLNCAITLSPTAKIGYLGLQRNEKSGQISSYYENLPNINGTNVLILDPMVATGRSACKAMEIILQNSPKTISLCSIIVSQMGLKFISEKFDNVHIYSAAIDDNINAQKYIIPGLGDFGDRFNATTI
- the atpA gene encoding F0F1 ATP synthase subunit alpha; protein product: MSETILNQIREEINSITLSCQKKNVGKIIELADGVALVEGLSEAKSNEMISFGNDMYGIALNLEDDQVGVVLLGDTIDLKEGDSAETTGQLLSVPVGMSLLGRVIDPLGNPLDGKNPIDHGIMYPVEKHAPGIMARKSVSQPIQTGLLAIDAMIPIGRGQRELIIGDRSTGKSTIALDTIINQAKINRNGIASKAKDFRPIYSIYVAIGQKNSTVARTIQLLTEADAMEYTIIINSPAADNPANQYIAPYAGCAIGEWFMEHGMDALIVYDDLSKHATAYRQISLILKRPSGREAYPGDVFYLHSRLLERAARLNETHGNGSLTALPIIETQAGDVSAYIPTNVISITDGQIFLDTDLFNRGIRPAISVGISVSRVGSAAQLKAFKQVAGKLKLQLGQYYELAAFAQFGSDLDQATQQQLDRGSRIVELFKQPASKPKDISEQILILWAINHGIFDDIPLQNVLEASMQMVSYCQTTSANVLNSIISKEEVTDELNHQLDIAVSGWKQTFLSNTSP